tgattttgttattttagtggATAGAAGACTACTATTACACATGCCGTACCCGCGCCTAACTAATTGATCAATTCTAAAGACGTGTTCACAAATTTCAGAAGACTACTGATCGACAAGGCGTGCTCACGTCTATGAGTCACGCTGAAATTGGCgagttgaaaattttttaccaGAAGACTCCTTATATTTTAGGCATTTCCGTGTCTAAAATTACTAAAGAATTTGGTGGCTATTTTCATTCTATTGGGTTCACCCTACCTTTTGTTCCTGACCCTTAGCAATATAATGCTCTCCTTCATATTTAGGGAAGTTTCATTGTTCCCCTttctattattttattctttatttcttaCATTTGGGAtaatgtaagatttaggtgtAGGGGATAGTATAttgaaaaagtgcaagtgtaagcatttttgttgaaatttttttttcgacTTTTGTtcgaattttatccaatttttgccaCTTCTTGTACATTTTTGTGGTTATTCTTGATAAACGATGGTTagattctcaaaattttttattgttaaGGTTTTATATACTAATATATTAAGTATGATGTAGTAAGATCTAAGGGTATATCTCTGGTGAATATTTGAGGTGTTACAGCTTTTGCACTTTTAGTTAACTTCTCTAGGTATTGTAAACATTTTTCTGGCATTTTTCGTGTGAATTGGTTCgactattaatcttagttctccatgtttagAAAATGAAATGGGCTTGTATGGactttagttttaattttgtgCTTATTTGTGAATAATATTTAGCTATACTCCGCTGGTTATGCTGCCTAATAACTAGAGATTTTCACCATAAGTGATGATTTTAACGTCAAAAAGTAGCGATAGGTATGAGTCTATCGTCTTTAAATGATAATAATTGAGTAATCGGATTCCTTCATTTGATAGATATTGAAATTCACGTCAAAAGGTTTAAATGGCTAAGGACTAAGCATTtctcttgaaaagaaaaattcaagtgTGGGGAgcattgtcgcgccccatttttcaaaataaaataaaataacgagtttaggaaaaaatgaattttttttatttaattttaagtgaaaatgtgtgagttaaataatttgtaaagaataaataaagaaaatggacCTAATAATGGGGTttaaaagtgcgacgattttggcccaaattatagtttaaaaaggactTTGAATAAAAAtcagagtcgccacttggtatcgagttaaggtgtaccaagtcacctaaaatgaattttaaatgaaaaagtaaagaaagccctttttaaacgactccaaatctacgaaaatcagaTAAAAGTGTttgggagtcacatttgaagaaagggaaggcaaggataaaatccaaggcaccctttcaacctagccaaagttagttgcgtgatttagtcaaagattttcttattttaacctaagaatttatcacatttggatgtcactatatgAATGGAAAACCTacacctaggagggtatcggggggtcagaatatctcttcaaagtttaattggtgcaaatcacattaattgtgatgacCAAGAGTGACTCTTCGAAGAGGTCTCGAATATGTAAAAATATGAGattctaagaaaagaaaagaaaataataataatatataaatatacatggCCTAAAGGAATTCATCATAACAGGTGCGGGGGACTGTGGTTCGtgacttcaattttcccttttatagagagaatacgagcgtgctaaggttagaaagccaaactcgtccatatctcatattcgaggggtatttcctaatctaatcaagcaaatgcactaaaTGATAAGTGCATAGTTTACGTgcttttagtgtgttttattagttagttttggtgtgttttaattagttttatagctaataaactaagattctagtgaaaatatgcattttatggtttaaagtgtgaaaattgtatttctatgaacttttacggcaaaaacttcatgtttttgtaggtttaagaattcaatcatcaaagggagtaaattgagaagagaattggatgattgatgatgttttgaagtgataaaaagagaatatgaagtgcaagagatgaaatgcaatcaagttctaaagaaaaggagtttcacagctttgacaccttgtggtattttggcAATATCTTGAGTGACAAtgattggattgaggtgattcttataccattttgaagccaagagatagatctacatttggtatgaagacattgaaGTCCAGTTCGGTGGTTTTCAtagtcaaaaagtcgaaatactgAAGTACATTTTCTATGGTCAAAGCTGAAACAATTTTTGACCAGTCAAGGGTAATTTGGTTATTTCTCAGTCCACGGAGCTCTAAAttaggtgattcttgatgcattggaaagctaactcaaatagatacaactttcatgttttacacaagagctagttcagcctctaacatcgagaaaatatcagttgaaatgGATCAAAAACAGAGCAAGCGATCCGAACCAGGATCCAATAGGATCCGATCCCTCGTCTGATCTTCTGGACAAGTGGATCCCTGACCAGAGGATTCGAGCTCCGATCCACTGTAGTAGGCCTCGGATCCCAATGAACAgtgaaggaaaaaatgaagaaaaatgcgaTCCGAGGGGTATTTTGAtcaatccgagctcggatcttgCCCTCGGATCCCCAATTTCAGCTCTGCAACTTGCTCTGCAACTTGTGCTCTATTCACACAagctttttgaccaatttatctGCAAGAAATCCGGCTGGAACTGAGCAAGCAAGTATAGAGAATTCAAGAAGCATCTTTTGGTGAGTCCAAGAAGCAATTACATCAACTTTAACAACTCACCATGAgcttgaattcctctataaatagcagccttggaggaacattttcacaactttggaaggctagagaatttcaccaaaaatgtagtcttcactagtttttcttagttcattagtatagtataggtagtgtagtttatccatcttgtgtTTGTAGCTAGacttggatgaagattgaggagcaaagatggagaggttgatctcatgtgacaagggtgatatctgttctactactttctctcttgtattagatttcatgtttagctataatacaagtttggatttgtgtttttaacatgtttagttaaagtttatgcctagagttatggttgaacttgctatatcttgtttttgatgtttacttggttatttgatagtattattttgagcaagttatttatcacttttgcttttctaatcatgattaaccggccattaattgtgattaccTAAAGGTGTTAAgattgcaatgagaattggaatttaacactagttcaaggaagttataaacctagggagtacactcacgagagtagaggtgcacctatgtggctttagtgacttgttcatgtaatttcatagaagaaatgaacttgtagttaatttcataaccacgagagtaggtatggtttagctacaagtatagttgattcactacgagagtaggtttcacatacattaggaaattacgccataactagccaagataatagcattcacttaaccagTAATCTCATTTgtaagagtagtaaggaattccatatctctaggagctttctagtgctaattttgatttcttttatgtttatggtagtctagataataaaggagttcgaaaaacaCCGATAATTGCAATCTTCTCTGTGGAATcaacccttaataccctatactcgctcacgattcgtatacttgcgataaatcgcgtgtggggtatttaggaattataaatgtaaaacttgattgtggatgagctaattgatatatgtataccccgcgcacgtcacTAAACTATCCCTAATTTTCTTATATGAagtgcaagtctaatgtcatgtctcacaCATGGGGTTATATAAagggaaatatgggataagggatatatatagggaaaatatgggataagaGATGTGTATACAAgggaaatgtcatgcaaaaaatgataaaagaccctaaaaagtagaaacTATGTGTGAGAGTGTAGTGTAGTCATACaacatgatctaacgcgtggaaggtccctaagggtctagtattggactagcccatatctatgaattttcactagtgttggactagtgaaaaatcggaaaacgagccacaactagcgttggactagcgtaGTGACGGGAAaggggggccacaactagcgttggactagtgtggtgactcacacattaattataactaactaatcatgtaaaacataataaaagcgTGTAAATGCATAatgtcacataaacacataacacataatcattaTATCTAGATGCAacgccctaagaaagcgagtaacaccTAACACATAAGAATGCAAAAACAcacaaggcaaataaagcaaataaagctctaactattacacttggggctccaactacaatctaagaggggaaaggaataaaataaataaataaatccctaactataacatattctatctaaatacaGATCTTGAactccctaactattacaacttggcctttaaatgcctttcaaataatcaaaattgaactaaaataaatatacaagaattaaaacaaaaaaaataaataaataatatgaaaacattcaaaaagcatgcaattaagcacataaagtcacatagggtcaaatagggtcaagtaaaaatcaaaataaggggtagagtgtacctccatTGAATTGGtgccctaatgaaatgaaattagtTATtcaccctccaaaaacaaagaaaagatcaaggcatcactttaattaacaaataatcacaagaaatgGAGATAAACATGAAATCGAATCAatcaaagcattcaaataaactaaacaacccatattcatcaaattgaaacaaacaaggacccatttgaaagaattaaagaagttcgagggatcaatttattattgttacaaatattaagggtccaaaaggaaataaattaaaattaagggCTTAAGGTGAAACCTaccaatcaaatgataaaattcacaaaaataaatgaaaaccaATTTGTTAcgattaaacaacaaaatttccaaaattccacaaaaaaaatcaaatcaaaactacaaatctagaaaaaattcttaaaacCTTCAAATTCATCCTAGAACTCAAGCATATTCTGTACAATAAACACATTAGAGCATACCAAAGGAAAATAACATGTTAAAGGGGCACAATTGATTAagttattcaattggttgggccAAAGTAGCATAATAGAAAACTTGAGGGGTAAAATGCGGTTTTGGAAACTCCCATGAAAAGCTTACGAAGAAGCTTATATTTCTGCAATTCCACTTCCCAGCCAAAGTTATTTCTGCAACTTGTCTTCATTTAGCCAAACAATATTCAGACAAAATGATTCAAGCAAGTCCCAACTCATTCAAGCATAAAATACGAGGACTTGAAACAAAGGGGAGAGGAAAGATCCAACAAGCTTTCGGACTCAAAATGCATCCAAAATGATCTGAACACGTACTAAACTTCGACCCAGATTTCCAAGAAAGCAAACCCGAAACAAGACAAGTGAAACTGATGGTTTTTATCACTAAGTTCCCAAACACGCACATGCTTTGCGTCATGAAAAGGAAAACAGCAACTAATTAGCCAGTTAGGCACGGGCACACCTTATCTAGTAGTAGTCTTTTGTCCActaaaacaataaaatcaaaatcaaatgtATAAAACACAAGAAACCTAAAatcaaaataaactaaaaaaaattgggttgcctcccgataagcgcctttctttaatgtctttggctagacataaAGCATTATTTCTCAATCCGATTGTAATTCAAACTTTCTTGCAATGGGTGGAATTTCTTCAGGATCTAAATCACCATTACATGCAACCATCTTCTTTAACCTTTTGCCCATTTTCACATCATAAGTTACTTTCAATCCATGATGTTTGTTTGTAGTAACTTTCAACTTACCCCTCTAATTAAACTCAGAAAATTCTCACACAGAGGGATTAATAGTATGAATAGAAAATACAGAATGAGAGTTAATAGAATGTTTCATttcatcaaaaatattaaaatgaacTACTTCTCCACCAAATTCTATCGTAAGTGTACTCTTACTAACATGAATCTTAGTTTGGACAGTACTCAAGAATGGTCTCCTTAATATAATAGGTGATGGACTTGAAAAGTGTTCatcatccatgtaaagcacATAGAAATCAGCATGAAAAACTAATCCATCTAGTTGAACTAAAACATCCTCAATTACTCCATCCGAATAAGCAAATGTGCGATCAGTTAATTTAATTATTATCTCTGTTTCTTTCAAAGGCCCTATATTTAGGGAATTATAAATAGATTTGGACATCACATTAATAGAAGCCCTTAAATCTAATATGGCATTCTTAATTCTAGAATGTCCTATCTTACAGGGGATAGTAAACATACTTTGATTCCCGCATTTAGGTGGTAGTTTTCTTTGTAAAACCACTGAGACATTTTCATCTACCATAATTTCCTCATCCCCTCTTAATTTCTTCTTGTTAACACACAAGTTCTTCAAGAATTTAGCACATTTTGGCACTTGTTTGATCGCGTCTAACAAAGGGATATTGATTGCTACTTTTTGGAATACCTCTAGAATCTCCTTCTCTTTGTCTTGCCTTTTTGGCTCCTTCAACCTACTAGGAAAAGGTGATGGGTTAGTATTAACTTTAATTAAAGGGTTAGAAATTACTTCAGAAGTTGCCTTGTTTATTGCTTCTTCTTCCGACTCCTTTTAATTTGATTCTCGCTCTTATCCTTGGGAACTATAGGTTTTGGCCCTTTAATCTCTTTCCCATTTCTGAAGGTTATGGCACTAACGTTTTTTGGATTCGCCTCAAGTTAAGAAGAAAGTCTTCCTTCCTTTTGAGACTCCGGGCGGTTTATTGCAGATGCCATCTGACTcatctaatttttcaaattttgtatgcTCGCCTCCATCTCTTACTGGAACTGCAAGGTGTTAGAAACTAATATCTTGACTATGTCTTCAAGAGATATTCCTGAATTAGAAAAGAGGGTTGAGGTCTTGATAGATACTTTGGCTGGAACCAATGTTGtctattttggaaaaaattcaaTTGTCTGTTCCCTCAATAGCCAAGGTTTGGATGATCCCTCCAACCTGAATTATAGGTATTGGAGTATAGATCATATTGTCTACATGGCACAGACACGTTACTAGTCACGTTCATCTATTCAGCACCATCATCTTGCAGCATTGGAATCCATCAGCAGGGTGATTAGTATTCTTGCAAATTCCGCATGCCTTGACTTGCTGCACATTTCCTATTGCCATTTGTCGAATCATAGAAGTTAGCTTAGATAATTGTTCTTGAAGTGATGCAATGTTCACCTCGTTCATTCAGCAAGTTGGGGCATCCTCTCATGTGCCAAACTGTTGTGCGTTTTCTACCATTCCTTTAATTAATTCCCATGGTTCTCGAAGAGTTTTGTTCACTAAGGCACCTCCACTTGTAGTATCAATAATGCTTCTGTCTCTATAGAGTAGGCCTTCATAGAGGTACTAGATTAAAAACTGCTCACTAATCTGGTGTTGGGGGCAATTTGTACACAACTTTTTGAATCTCTCCTAATATTCATAAAGGGATTCCCAAGGATGCTACTTAATACCACATATCTCTTTTTGCAGACTGGCAAATTGAGATGTAGAAAAATATTTCTCTAGAAATTTTTTCTTCATGTCATTTCAGGTTGCAATACTCCTTACAGGCAAataatacaaccaatctttggcAGCCCCCTTTAATGAAAAAAGGAATACCTACATCTTGATCTACTCCTCTATAACACCAGGTGGTTTCATACTCAACCAGACAACATGGAACTCCTAGAGGTGTTTGTGAGTCTCAACCTAGCAAACCATGAAAGTTTGGTAAGATGTGGATTAAACCTGATTTTCATTCAAATGTTACATTTTCAGCAATATCAAGAAAAGTAATGCAAAGTGGCTAGTGATTCAAGTCAGAAGCGGCCAATTCCCTTAAGGTTCTGTTGTTAGCCACCATTTCTGCTTCTTGCTCAGAACCACTTGAATAGTCACTTGAGGAGTCTCCTAACTCAACTGCTAAATTAAGCCCTAGGGATGCAGTAAGTGTTTGTCCCTCCATGCGTTTCCCAATCTCTTTCGTCAATCTACGCGCTATCTTCTCAACCTTAGGATTTTAAATTAATTCACCTATGTGAGAAGAACGAGGCATAGACGAGCAAAAATatcagaaaataaaataaactcaaaaaaacaaataaaccaATGCTAATCCCCGGCAACGGTGCCAAAAAATGATAGGTATTGAgtctgtacaataataaattcctGCCCACAAAAATATATGATAGAGTATAATGGTAAGTAGAGTCGTTTCCGCAGAAACTAGGGAAAATTCATAAGTGAGAATTAACAGGgggttttaaaaaattaaaattaaaataaataatcaacataaataaaaacaacCAAATAGAagagaattaaaattaaatcaataatACGTGAGTTCTAGCTAAATAATCAATAATGGTAAGTAGAGTCGTTTCCGcagaaattagggaaaattcGTAAGTGAGAATTAACTAGgggttttaaaaaattaaaattaaaataaataatcaacataaataaaaacaacCAAATAGAagagaattaaaattaaatcaataatACGTAAGTTCTAGCTAAGGAGAAAACTTTGAAAGTAGTTCATATAATTGCTCATCGatgtaataataatttcatttattcattaaCAAATAGGTTATAATTACCGCGCAAGCGATGACAATAAATTTTTTCTTACCGTATCAATAGTTAAGGTACACCCGTTAACTATTTCTTTAACtaaaaaataaccctaggtaagtcatagaatttaatttcttgattgtattaaaaactagaaaatctctgttctaatcaataaacacagtaccagggtttatttaaattagatcatatgtttcTCTAACATAAAGTCAATCATGCTAGTTACCACTAATTTAagataattaaataatttcggATTTAATTATCTTAATTGATAGTAGATTGTTAGATTGAATTaaatatcgggcccttgatattcaaacaacaaaacaaccatgagaaattaaatcagaaaacgTACAAATATTAATGAATAAAAAAACAGATAAAAACAATTTGATCTCATACTTGTAATTGAACCAAATCCATTGTTACTTTTTGACTAGAATAAAAAATTAGTTGCTCATTGCGTAAAAAATTCCCAAGTCCCAACGCAAAGCTATGAAACATCCCAAAAGACATGTGGCTAAGAAGAAAGAACAAAAGTTGTCTTTCTTTACAAAACCAAAGATATGATGCTTCAAATCGTTTTCCTCGGAAGTACTAATCACCAATAAAGCTAGCCGTCCTTTGTCCCCCTATTTTATCTTTAAAGTGTAGCTATCAAGATAAAGTATTTTTCTTAATTGGAAAAAGAAACTATAAGTTGTTTCCTAATTACTATCCTCACAATTTTCTGCCAAACGTCCGTTCAGAATCGGACTCGAATTAGGAAGTCTATGGTAGGATTTAGACACGCCCACGCTAAATTGGCTATGAGTCTTCTGCCGGAAATTTCCTCAATTAACCCCCTTTTTACTCTTTTTCTTGCCATTTTCCTATAATCAACAGCAATTGCCAAATAAAGTAGAATTCATCCAATAATACAATATTTAACCAAAATCACAAGAAAATATTCATAAATTTAATAGCAATTATGCACCCTATCAATAAGGTTAAAGAGGGTGCTTAGCATCTTCTTATTTATCTAGTTCATCACATTTTGGCCAAGGTGTGCTTGTTTAACCAACAAAATTACGACCATTTTTAACTAACACAAACTCAATTGATATTGAAGTCGCCTTATTATCGTAATCTGACTACTAAGGATTACTTACTAATCCATGTTTCCAGATTAATAGGTAAGCAAAATTTGGTCATCATATGTAGATAGCTATTGTTAAGGATTGATGGAAGTGGCCCTTTTATTCAATACATTATGTTGAAGAAGATTCAACATGGACTCTATATATCTCACATGCACAAAAGCCACAATGtctgaatgggaagtaaaattTCAGCCATTTTCAAGTGCTATATATAAAGACTTGACATTGGGATTTGACTACATGAGAGACTGAATCCAGAAATATATGTATGGAAATGGGGCAGAGACGGTCATCAGAAGGACAGTCCCTGAGCACTTCACGGCCAAGATTTGGCTAAAAAAAATTGTACGGTCCAAATTTCATCTTGTATCTCGATTTTAACAACGTGTGGGACccataaaattttgttttaaaattaaACGTTGTTGAAAGTAAGTTACACCATGTGCAAATAAAGTTACGCGCTGTGCAAAATGCACATAACTACCAGGAACGGTTgctcctatatatatatatttttccaaaacggaatgaaacacacacacacaaataatgAGAGACACGCAGAAAGCATCAGCAAACCGGCCCAAAAGCAATCTAAGGGAGACCCACAAGAAACACCCATCTAACGGTTGCTCCTATATGTATAAGCACAATTACGACAtagaaaagtagttaatttgCTATTAGGTCCCGtgcaaaaatgtattttttttttaccagaggtgtaatttttcaaacttgaATTATCAATTCTCCAAATTGTCCAACAAAAACGCCAAAGCAAaggaaaatatgaaattttgatataaCACTACTAAAGAACACCTGCCACCACCTACGTAAAATTTGTGCAAGATCAGTACATTGTGGTTCATCTATTATCACTCAATTAATGTCATTAATCGTTCTTTCACAGTTCATATAGTCCAAATTCCGTTTTATAAAGACGTGATTATGTACTTGTTTTCACAGTTTGAGTAGTGTCCAACTgaattgaatatttttttagCATGAAGCTGAAGAAAGTACAACTTTGAACTGCATAACTTCGTCTACTCCCAAATAGAAAAATGTGAAGGGACAGGAATTGGAAAAATTATATAAAGTAGCGATTTCCAATTGAGTTCTGGATTGCTCAATTTTCCACTCTCGTTTCTAAAATGTTTTCTTCACGTTTAAATTTTAATGTTATTGCTTcctttttataataaaaaagaaaaaaaaaacacgttCCAGCAGGAAGATAGGGGCGGGTCTAGAGGGTGTGGGCAGCAAGTGAAGTCTGAATTAGGGGAAGGGGAAAACTGATATGGCCGAAGTAATATGGGCTGTGGAATTATCATTTGtcgttttctttgtttttttttttgggttatatGTTCAATCAGTCAAATTGTTGACTATGTTCCATGATTCTTTTGATATTGGCAAATGATAATATCACAgctcatattttattttcacagcAAGTTTATGATGATGAAATGACAAAACTATCCCTCCTAAGTCCAAATTGCACTTGGACTTGAAAAGggcaattttgatattttgtgTAAAAATGGCTGTGGAACTTGAAAAATGGGCTGCGGCATTAATAGCACCCAAAGAAAATAGAGCAGGGTATGAATTTACCTCCCAATCTTACATATGGTAGAGACAAACATGAActccgagagagagagagagagagatggcaATTTAATTAAGAAATATGTGTCTTTTTTTCACATATTAATTTCCTTGCAACATATTTGCTGTAACCAAAATAATATTACAAAGTTTTTGCTCTTTCTGACAAGCATTTGTAAGTGTTGGTGGTTCAGATAGTTTACGTTCCTTGAAACATTCATCACAAGTATCAACTTCAGTTTGAGCTGCTGATGCTTTGATATTCACGCCTGCATAATCACCAGCTTGCAATCGCTTGGTACAATCACCAAGAACGGAAATGCTGTTTGTATAGTTTTCCAAGCAAGTATTGTATATCTCTTTTGATATCTTATCAGTTGCCTTTTTTCCAAGGGAAGTGACCAGGGCTTGGGTTGATTTGGCATTGGTTGTTGATAAATCAATCGAAATTTGGCAGAGGCCGGCAAGATTTGCAGTGCGAGAACGAGGGTCTGACTCTAAGGCTTTGGTACAAAATGAAGGGTCTTTTGATTTAGAGCAAACACGTTCAACTAGATCTTGAGTTGCTTCCCCACATGAAGAATAATAGCCCAGAAATGCtaggaaaaataaaagcaaTGGAAAATATGATGATCTATGGCTCCAAGAtaactccatttttttttctctcttttctttcagaTGGCGTTGTTTTACTTGTAAAAATCTCTAACGCTAGATATATATAAAGCTTCAAAATGAACATCAAAGGAAATAGTTCCAGCTATTTATTATTGCTTACCTTTTTTGTAGTAGATTACAATAACTTTCCTTGTGGGCAGTTATTGAGTCATAATGTTCTTGTTGGAGGCATATGTCCATCAATTAAAGCTCGACAAAGATGATGAATATCTAGACTTGCTAGGAGGATAAGgattagaggtggcaatttggatcgagatccatttatccatccatataatccataattaaatggatttggattatccatttatagtattggttttaaatggttgatcaaagtaaaaccattaaattaaatggatttatatggaTTATCCACAAAAACCACATATATCCATTTACttaaaaaccaaataaaaaaaatgaaaaaaaatgattaaaaaaaggAGCTATCTTAAAATGGAGGCGACCGAATCTGA
This Coffea eugenioides isolate CCC68of unplaced genomic scaffold, Ceug_1.0 ScVebR1_2729;HRSCAF=3810, whole genome shotgun sequence DNA region includes the following protein-coding sequences:
- the LOC113757093 gene encoding pectinesterase inhibitor-like yields the protein MELSWSHRSSYFPLLLFFLAFLGYYSSCGEATQDLVERVCSKSKDPSFCTKALESDPRSRTANLAGLCQISIDLSTTNAKSTQALVTSLGKKATDKISKEIYNTCLENYTNSISVLGDCTKRLQAGDYAGVNIKASAAQTEVDTCDECFKERKLSEPPTLTNACQKEQKLCNIILVTANMLQGN